One genomic window of Pungitius pungitius chromosome 11, fPunPun2.1, whole genome shotgun sequence includes the following:
- the LOC119197874 gene encoding double-strand-break repair protein rad21 homolog A-like produces the protein MFYAHFVLSKRGPLAKIWLAAHWDKKLTKAHVFECNLESSVESIISPKVKMALRTSGHLLLGVVRIYHRKAKYLLADCNEAFIKIKMAFRPGVVDLPEENREAAYNAITLPEEFHDFDQPLPDLDDIDVAQQFTLNQSRVEEITMREDVGNLSLLHDNDFGDFGMDDREMMREASTFEEDIMHGATASNLLLEAEPGPANLPDKSNHMEYDDFGDASMGNSDGGMLVDKLLSSEDGGGIFDDPPAITASVMMPPDHGDDEDDFDNLQSPGPDSPDSGPAEPLPAMADQTEQTTLVHNEEEAFALEPIDITVKETKAKRKRKLIVDSVKELDSKTIRAQLSDYSDIVTTLDLAPPTKKLMMWKETGGVEKLFSLPAQPLWNVRLLKMFTRCLTPLVPDELRKRRKGGEADSLDEFLKELENPEVPREEVMSQHRDVIGQTIMEEPSMLAASAMEGSRTTLDETVMPPPSTPRGVKRKTIDKEPILPMAALEPQHVADRSVLSQRLDVPQVDLPPEESSLNLTQLVPELDLLGEKSKDKKDDSEEEEDEDGQTGDQDQEEKRWNKRTQQMLHGLQRVMAKTGADSVSLLELCRNNNKKQAAAKFYSFLVLKKQQAIEVTQTEPYSDIVATAGPRFHLI, from the exons ATGTTCTACGCCCACTTTGTCCTCAGCAAACGTGGGCCGCTGGCCAAGATCTGGCTAGCGGCCCACTGGGACAAGAAGCTGACCAAGGCTCATGTGTTCGAATGCAATCTTGAGAGCAGCGTGGAGAGCATCATCTCCCCTAAG GTGAAGATGGCGTTGCGTACATCTGGTCACCTGCTCTTAGGGGTGGTGAGAATCTACCATAGGAAGGCCAAATACCTGCTGGCTGACTGTAATGAAGCCTTCATCAAGATCAAAATGGCTTTTAGGCCAG GTGTTGTGGATCTCCCTGAGGAAAACAGAGAGGCAGCCTACAACGCCATCACTTTACCAGAAGAGTTCCATGACTTTGACCAGCCACTCCCTGATTTGGA TGACATAGATGTGGCCCAGCAGTTCACCCTAAACCAGAGCAGAGTAGAAGAGATCACAATGAGGGAAGATGTTGGCAACCTCAGCCTTTTGCATGACAACGACTTTG GTGACTTTGGAATGGATGACCGAGAAATGATGCGCGAGGCCAGCACATTTGAGGAGGATATCATGCACGGTGCCACAGCCTCAAACCTTTTGCTTGAGGCGGAGCCTGGCCCAGCCAACCTCCCTGACAAATCCAACCACATGGAGTATGATGACTTTGGGGATGCCTCCATGGGCAACAGTGATGGGGGGATGCTGG TTGATAAGCTACTGAGCTCTGAGGACGGGGGAGGTATTTTTGACGACCCTCCAGCCATCACTGCAAGCGTCATGATGCCCCCGGACCATGGAGACGATGAGGACGATTTTGACAACCTCCAGTCAC CGGGTCCTGACAGCCCAGACTCCGGCCCGGCAGAGCCACTGCCAGCAATGGCTGACCAGACGGAACAGACCACACTGGTTCACAATGAGGAGGAGGCCTTTGCCCTGGAGCCCATTGACATCACTG TTAAAGAGACCAAGGCGAAGCGTAAAAGGAAGCTGATTGTTGACAGCGTGAAGGAACTGGACAGTAAAACCATCAGGGCTCAGCTGTCCGACTACTCGGACATTGTCACCACCCTGGACCTTGCCCCTCCCACCAAGAAGCTCATGATGTGGAAGGAGACCGGCGGAGTGGAGAAgcttttctctctgcctgctcaGCCTCTTTGGAACGTCAGGCTGCTCAAG ATGTTCACGCGCTGCTTGACGCCTTTGGTGCCAGAcgagctgaggaagaggaggaagggtggCGAGGCAGACAGTCTCGACGAGTTCCTCAAAGAGCTGGAGAACCCAGAGGTGCCAAGAGAGGAGGTCATGAGTCAGCACAGAGATGTAATTG GCCAGACCATCATGGAGGAGCCCAGCATGTTGGCAGCCTCTGCCATGGAGGGCAGTAGGACGACTCTGGACGAGACCGTCATGCCTCCCCCATCCACCCCCCGCGGGGTCAAACGCAAGACCATAGACAAAGAGCCCATCCTTCCT ATGGCTGCCTTGGAGCCACAACATGTGGCCGACCGCTCGGTCTTGTCTCAGAGGTTAGACGTACCTCAGGTGGATCTGCCCCCAGAGGAGAGCAGCCTCAACCTCACCCAGCTCGTCCCTGAGCTCGACCTGCTCGGTGAGAAGAGCAAAGACaagaaggatgacagcgaggaagaggag GACGAGGACGGTCAGACCGGAgaccaggaccaggaggagaagagatggAACAAGAGAACCCAGCAGATGCTGCACGGTCTCCAG CGCGTCATGGCAAAGACCGGTGCAGACTCTGTGAGCCTGCTTGAATTGTGCcggaacaacaacaagaagcagGCAGCTGCCAAGTTTTACAGTTTTCTCGTCCTCAAGAAGCAGCAAGCTATCGAGGTCACCCAGACTGAGCCCTACAGCGACATCGTTGCCACTGCTGGACCAAGATTCCACCTCATTTAG